In Bacillus sp. Cs-700, one genomic interval encodes:
- a CDS encoding biotin-dependent carboxyltransferase family protein: protein MSKPIFKVRKSGLLSTIQDSGRKGYQQYGIVVSGAMDPFSMNVANFLVGNKGNEAVLEITVMGPAFEVLDDAVIAICGGDLSPKVNGEKAPMWKSFTVKEGDRLEFGQPLSGARSYISVAGGYDVPLVMGSKSTYLKAGIGGVEGRALVKGDVLHTTEKINGISGRALHPDEVPSYKKELTVRVVLGPHQHAFTEEGIQTFLSTPYEVTPQSDRMGFRLKGEKVEHATSADIISEAIPLGGIQVPANGDPIILMSDRQTTGGYTRIATVISSDIPYLAQAMPGCTIHFREVTVEEAQEVYETNDRFLRTLEKVSVR from the coding sequence ATGTCTAAACCAATTTTTAAAGTTCGAAAATCTGGATTGCTTTCCACGATCCAGGATAGTGGAAGAAAAGGCTACCAACAATACGGAATTGTGGTTTCCGGTGCAATGGATCCTTTTTCAATGAACGTGGCGAACTTCCTTGTAGGAAACAAAGGAAATGAAGCCGTTCTTGAAATTACCGTTATGGGACCAGCCTTCGAGGTGCTTGATGATGCTGTGATTGCCATTTGCGGTGGTGATCTATCCCCAAAAGTGAATGGAGAAAAAGCACCAATGTGGAAAAGCTTTACTGTGAAGGAAGGCGATCGTCTGGAGTTTGGTCAGCCTCTCTCTGGTGCTCGTTCGTATATTAGTGTGGCAGGTGGTTATGATGTACCGCTTGTGATGGGGAGTAAGTCGACCTATTTGAAAGCTGGAATTGGCGGCGTCGAAGGACGAGCCCTTGTAAAAGGCGATGTGCTTCATACGACTGAAAAAATAAACGGAATCAGTGGACGTGCTCTTCATCCGGATGAAGTTCCTTCTTATAAAAAAGAATTAACCGTCCGAGTCGTACTTGGACCGCACCAGCATGCATTTACGGAGGAGGGGATTCAAACATTCCTTTCAACCCCATATGAGGTAACGCCTCAGTCCGATCGAATGGGCTTTCGTTTAAAAGGGGAAAAGGTGGAGCACGCAACGTCTGCTGATATCATTTCGGAAGCGATTCCGCTTGGCGGGATTCAGGTTCCGGCAAACGGTGATCCAATTATTCTGATGTCAGATCGACAAACAACCGGTGGCTATACGCGCATTGCCACGGTCATCTCAAGTGATATTCCGTATTTGGCGCAAGCGATGCCAGGTTGTACAATCCATTTTCGTGAAGTGACCGTTGAGGAAGCTCAGGAAGTATATGAAACGAATGATCGTTTTCTTCGAACGTTAGAAAAAGTATCTGTGAGATAA
- a CDS encoding HAMP domain-containing sensor histidine kinase, with product MRHSIERKILVPFLIIVLVPIFIIGAVSMWSSYQSEKQLKQATAQEHLTSLGRYAAKLDDRVKSGSMEEEEAKSLIKIMINETKGLYVEEADGTISSEGEVVQASELDWYNGEAKTSFFTESTVLTEQIEQWTWTLYQPMSFSFYSGSLPNIQKYTLLISIFTGVIAVQFTIILSYHLSKPIKSLATFCKRIALGERTKGIEMNDNRKDEIGVLSSSLKDMVETLDERNAQIDKIKKLNETILNSVHVGMVLVIEGADSVYNEAAQTMMNEDPLLKERLSKLTIHETKRRSEEIWDHKRKEEKVFYAVSYKVLGTSEKQRSIITFEDITHRRKLEQRVERMSRLASLGEMASGIAHEIRNPLAGIKTTTELLTRRLELTKDQLTLTENMLLDIDRVNKIITNILQFSRPMETNPSLLKVDETLHSLVLLMKTIADEKNVVLHHFKNDTEIFVDRDHLRQILLNLILNGMNAMPDGGELILSSFQRESDVTIMIADTGVGMEDTVMEKIFDPFYTTRAEGTGLGLSIVHQLVVQNNGEIDVKSILGKGTEFSITFPTGREET from the coding sequence ATGCGTCACTCCATTGAACGAAAGATTCTAGTGCCTTTCTTAATTATTGTACTCGTGCCGATTTTCATTATAGGTGCCGTCTCTATGTGGTCAAGTTATCAGTCAGAAAAGCAGTTAAAGCAGGCGACGGCTCAAGAACACTTAACGAGCCTTGGTCGGTATGCGGCGAAGCTTGATGATCGTGTGAAAAGCGGGAGTATGGAGGAAGAAGAAGCCAAATCACTGATCAAAATCATGATTAATGAAACGAAGGGTTTGTACGTGGAAGAAGCCGATGGCACCATTTCGTCTGAAGGAGAAGTTGTTCAAGCAAGTGAACTCGATTGGTATAATGGCGAAGCGAAAACGAGCTTTTTTACCGAAAGTACGGTGCTTACAGAACAAATCGAGCAGTGGACTTGGACGCTTTACCAGCCGATGTCCTTTTCCTTTTATTCAGGTTCACTTCCTAATATTCAAAAATACACCCTTCTCATCAGCATTTTTACTGGTGTGATTGCGGTTCAATTTACGATTATTCTTTCTTACCATCTTTCAAAGCCGATTAAGAGTTTAGCAACTTTTTGTAAAAGAATCGCGTTAGGCGAGAGAACGAAAGGCATAGAAATGAACGATAACCGAAAAGATGAGATCGGGGTTCTGTCGTCGTCGTTAAAAGATATGGTTGAAACGCTCGATGAACGGAACGCTCAAATCGATAAAATTAAGAAGTTGAATGAGACGATTTTAAATAGCGTTCACGTTGGTATGGTGCTAGTGATTGAAGGTGCTGATTCCGTTTATAATGAAGCGGCTCAGACGATGATGAACGAAGATCCACTGTTAAAGGAACGGCTGAGCAAGCTAACGATTCATGAAACGAAAAGAAGAAGTGAGGAAATTTGGGATCATAAGCGGAAGGAAGAGAAAGTTTTCTATGCGGTGAGCTATAAAGTACTCGGTACGTCAGAAAAGCAGCGTTCGATTATTACCTTTGAAGACATCACACATCGTCGAAAATTAGAGCAACGCGTGGAACGAATGTCTCGACTTGCTTCATTAGGTGAGATGGCTTCTGGTATTGCCCACGAAATCCGTAACCCACTCGCAGGCATTAAAACAACGACGGAATTATTGACACGCAGGCTAGAGCTAACGAAGGATCAGCTTACTTTAACGGAGAATATGCTGCTGGACATTGACCGTGTGAATAAGATCATTACCAATATTCTGCAGTTTTCAAGGCCAATGGAAACGAACCCTTCTTTGTTAAAAGTAGATGAAACGCTCCATTCTCTCGTTTTACTCATGAAAACAATCGCCGATGAAAAGAATGTCGTTCTTCATCATTTTAAAAACGATACAGAAATCTTTGTGGATCGTGATCATCTCCGTCAGATTCTTTTAAACCTTATTTTAAATGGGATGAACGCGATGCCAGATGGGGGCGAACTGATTCTGTCAAGTTTTCAAAGAGAAAGTGACGTGACGATCATGATAGCTGACACAGGTGTTGGAATGGAGGATACCGTTATGGAGAAAATTTTTGATCCATTTTATACAACGCGTGCAGAAGGAACGGGTCTTGGGCTATCAATCGTTCATCAGTTAGTCGTTCAAAACAATGGGGAAATTGATGTAAAGAGTATACTTGGAAAAGGGACGGAGTTTTCAATCACATTTCCAACAGGAAGGGAGGAGACATAA
- the pxpB gene encoding 5-oxoprolinase subunit PxpB produces the protein MKLDYYPLGDTGIQLVFGTEISEETNRRIRMFADELAQHPIDGVVEWVPAYTTLTIYYLPNKISFNTLKEKLEEMDKQHGREADAASLVYIIPTYYGDETGADLAYVAEHNGLSEEEVISIHANKDYLIYMMGFVPGFPYLGGMPEEIATPRRENPRAEIEPGSVGIAGAQTGIYPLESPGGWQLIGQTPLKLYDPTGERPILLESGHYLRFVPISKEEFLNIKEAIKRGEYEVETEEKKVSVHEVG, from the coding sequence GTGAAACTTGATTATTACCCTCTTGGGGATACAGGCATTCAGCTTGTATTTGGCACCGAGATTTCAGAAGAAACGAATCGAAGAATTAGAATGTTTGCCGATGAGTTAGCGCAACATCCGATTGACGGTGTTGTGGAATGGGTACCAGCGTATACCACATTAACGATCTACTATCTTCCAAATAAGATTTCATTCAACACGTTGAAAGAAAAGCTGGAAGAGATGGACAAACAACATGGAAGAGAAGCAGATGCTGCTTCTCTTGTTTATATCATCCCAACCTATTATGGAGATGAAACTGGCGCAGATTTAGCGTATGTAGCGGAACACAATGGATTGAGTGAAGAAGAAGTGATCTCGATTCACGCGAATAAAGATTATCTTATTTATATGATGGGATTTGTTCCGGGCTTTCCTTATTTAGGGGGAATGCCAGAAGAAATTGCAACGCCGAGGCGTGAAAACCCACGTGCCGAAATCGAGCCAGGATCTGTTGGGATAGCTGGCGCACAAACAGGTATCTATCCACTTGAATCGCCTGGAGGCTGGCAACTTATCGGACAAACTCCGTTGAAACTATATGACCCAACAGGAGAGCGACCGATTTTACTCGAGTCCGGTCATTATTTGCGGTTTGTTCCGATTAGTAAAGAAGAGTTTTTAAACATAAAAGAAGCGATTAAACGTGGAGAGTATGAAGTCGAAACCGAAGAAAAGAAGGTGAGCGTTCATGAAGTCGGTTGA
- a CDS encoding sodium:solute symporter family protein, giving the protein MDELLYLSVFLIYTIAILILGKHGFDKTDELKGYFLAGRNLPLFPSVASFCATWFSAASLLGLPGLIYEGGVSVIWTTAIAWLLGLIGLFFLASKLYTYNVVTVPEFFLVRYDSKLLQIWVGIILSVSYLLYVVIQIRGFGIVVSQMLEIPYTVSVFLIYLFVLYTTFGGLHSVARTDIFHFCLILFGTILGAVFIVGEIGGLGEITSGLSDLDQNGSTTYLALFPEGGLSFWALLSAFFSLGLGVAANPQYAVRILSARSKQVALKMVGTSTVFLVLIYFSIFVIGIGSRVLDPSVPFTSTDEIYPFIIAYLLETPLKGVLLISVVAAAISTANSQLLIMATSFVYDITLPIRKKKAVDLKVISWTRWMIFIFATFSLVIAFTPPQGIVQFSGHIWGIIAVSLFFPLYGGLYTNVDHRQALLSTFGGLITYVLAFLLIPSALQSVYHPVLPSLIVAGILFFLKGRGRLDASLH; this is encoded by the coding sequence ATGGATGAATTACTATATTTAAGCGTTTTCCTCATTTATACCATTGCCATTCTTATTCTAGGAAAGCATGGGTTTGACAAAACGGATGAATTGAAGGGGTATTTTCTAGCAGGAAGAAATCTTCCTTTGTTTCCAAGCGTGGCTTCCTTCTGTGCAACCTGGTTTAGTGCAGCCTCTTTACTTGGATTGCCAGGATTGATTTATGAGGGTGGGGTCTCCGTTATTTGGACGACGGCCATTGCCTGGTTACTTGGACTTATAGGTTTGTTTTTTCTTGCATCTAAACTTTATACATATAACGTGGTCACCGTTCCGGAATTTTTTCTCGTGCGCTATGATTCAAAGCTTCTTCAAATTTGGGTCGGCATCATTCTGAGTGTGAGCTACCTTCTCTATGTTGTGATTCAAATTCGAGGGTTCGGGATTGTGGTTAGCCAGATGCTTGAAATTCCTTATACGGTTAGTGTGTTTTTAATTTATCTTTTCGTTCTCTACACGACGTTTGGCGGGCTTCACTCTGTAGCACGAACCGATATTTTTCACTTTTGCTTAATTCTCTTTGGAACCATTCTAGGTGCCGTTTTTATTGTTGGAGAAATTGGTGGGCTTGGTGAAATTACAAGTGGTCTTTCAGATTTAGACCAAAATGGATCGACAACTTATTTGGCGCTTTTTCCTGAAGGCGGCTTATCATTCTGGGCGTTGTTAAGTGCGTTCTTTTCGCTCGGACTTGGCGTTGCGGCGAATCCTCAATATGCGGTTCGTATTCTTTCTGCTCGCTCGAAACAGGTGGCGCTAAAAATGGTTGGTACCAGTACGGTTTTTCTTGTCCTCATCTATTTTTCGATTTTTGTGATTGGAATTGGGTCACGTGTGCTTGATCCTAGCGTTCCATTTACGAGTACAGATGAAATCTATCCGTTCATTATTGCTTATCTACTCGAAACACCGTTAAAAGGCGTATTGTTAATTAGCGTAGTCGCAGCTGCCATTTCAACAGCAAATTCACAGCTGTTGATCATGGCGACGAGCTTTGTCTATGATATCACGCTCCCTATACGGAAAAAGAAAGCCGTTGATCTCAAAGTGATTTCCTGGACGAGGTGGATGATTTTTATCTTTGCGACCTTTTCTCTTGTCATTGCTTTTACACCACCGCAGGGAATTGTCCAATTTAGTGGTCACATTTGGGGAATTATTGCGGTGTCTTTGTTCTTTCCACTATATGGAGGTCTATATACGAACGTCGATCATCGTCAGGCACTTCTCTCGACATTTGGCGGATTGATCACGTATGTACTGGCTTTCCTCCTTATCCCAAGTGCCCTACAGTCAGTGTATCATCCTGTTCTCCCTTCGCTTATCGTTGCAGGCATTCTTTTCTTTCTAAAAGGAAGGGGGCGATTAGATGCGTCACTCCATTGA
- the accC gene encoding acetyl-CoA carboxylase biotin carboxylase subunit has protein sequence MGIKKVLIANRGEIAVRIIRACHELDLTAVAVYSEADRDALHVQLADESYCIGPTSSSDSYLNVGNIMTIATNSGVDAIHPGYGFLAENADFAEMCEDCNLAFIGPNKASIRQMGIKDVARKTMQDANVPVVPGSKGIISSKEEALELAGEMGFPVIIKATAGGGGKGIRVVREEEELIKAINMTQQEAEKAFGNPGVYMEKFIENFRHIEIQVLADLYGNVIHLGERDCSIQRRMQKLVEETPSPALTASIRSEMGEAAVRAAKAVNYAGAGTVEFIYDQDGNYYFMEMNTRIQVEHPVTEMVTGVDLIKKQIKIADGERLSLTQAEVEMSGWAIECRINAEDPDNGFMPSPGKVKTYLPPGGFGVRVDSAVYPGYVIPPFYDSMVAKLITYGATRTEAIQRMKRALSEFKIEGVKTTIPFHQRLFNHEKFVEGDFNTKFLEIYELKEMV, from the coding sequence ATGGGGATCAAAAAAGTACTAATCGCAAATCGCGGCGAAATTGCTGTACGCATTATTCGCGCCTGTCACGAGCTGGATTTAACTGCCGTCGCCGTCTATTCTGAAGCGGATCGTGATGCCTTGCATGTGCAATTAGCGGATGAAAGTTATTGTATCGGCCCAACATCTTCTAGCGATAGCTACTTAAACGTAGGGAATATCATGACAATTGCTACGAATAGTGGCGTTGATGCCATTCATCCTGGCTACGGTTTTCTTGCTGAAAATGCGGACTTTGCTGAGATGTGTGAGGATTGTAACCTTGCGTTTATCGGTCCAAACAAAGCATCCATTCGTCAAATGGGAATCAAGGATGTGGCGAGAAAGACAATGCAAGATGCGAACGTTCCGGTCGTTCCAGGTTCAAAGGGCATTATTTCAAGTAAAGAAGAAGCGCTTGAACTGGCAGGTGAAATGGGATTCCCTGTCATTATTAAAGCAACAGCCGGTGGTGGCGGTAAAGGGATTCGCGTTGTAAGAGAAGAAGAGGAACTAATCAAAGCGATTAACATGACCCAGCAGGAAGCGGAAAAGGCATTCGGTAATCCTGGAGTGTATATGGAGAAGTTTATCGAGAATTTTCGTCATATTGAAATTCAAGTTCTGGCGGATCTTTATGGCAACGTGATTCACCTCGGGGAGCGCGACTGCTCGATTCAAAGACGGATGCAAAAGCTTGTGGAGGAAACCCCATCTCCAGCTTTAACGGCATCGATTCGATCCGAAATGGGGGAAGCCGCTGTACGAGCAGCGAAGGCGGTAAACTATGCTGGTGCTGGAACAGTTGAATTTATTTATGATCAGGATGGAAACTATTATTTTATGGAAATGAATACGCGCATTCAGGTCGAACATCCTGTTACAGAAATGGTGACCGGTGTTGATTTAATTAAAAAACAAATCAAAATCGCTGATGGTGAGCGACTATCTCTCACGCAAGCCGAAGTAGAGATGAGCGGCTGGGCAATTGAATGTCGTATTAATGCCGAAGACCCAGATAATGGCTTTATGCCTTCACCCGGTAAAGTTAAAACGTATCTCCCACCAGGTGGCTTTGGCGTTCGAGTAGATTCGGCCGTTTATCCAGGATATGTGATCCCCCCATTCTATGATTCGATGGTAGCGAAGCTGATTACATACGGCGCAACTCGGACAGAAGCGATACAGCGGATGAAGCGTGCGCTCAGTGAATTTAAAATCGAAGGCGTGAAAACAACGATTCCGTTTCATCAGAGATTATTCAACCATGAGAAGTTTGTAGAAGGTGATTTTAATACGAAGTTTCTTGAAATCTATGAACTAAAGGAGATGGTGTAA
- a CDS encoding NRAMP family divalent metal transporter, whose amino-acid sequence MGIEKQKPTELEGGPTKSKWGVILGAAFLMGSSAIGPGFLTQTAVFTEQLLASFGFVILMSIILDIGVQANIWRIIAVSKRKGQDIANMVVPGLGYFLAFAVALGGLAFNIGNVGGAGLGMNVLFGIDPRIGAAITGVITIGIFLSKEAGVAMDKIARILGGIMILLTLYVAFQSNPPVGDAIVHTFAPDKIDVFAIITLVGGTVGGYITFAGGHRLLDAGISGKENLHQVTKSSVSGILIASIMRVFLFLAVLGVVATGFKLDPSNPPASVFQQAAGAVGYKMFGVVLWAAGITSVVGAAYTSVSFLRTLSKKVDRHHSGVTIGFIAVSTIIFAFIGKPVLLLILAGAFNGLILPVALGTLLVAAYKKSIVGDYKHPLWLTIFGGFVFLITAYLAIVTLIDKVPQLFS is encoded by the coding sequence ATGGGTATTGAAAAACAAAAGCCAACAGAGTTAGAGGGCGGTCCAACGAAAAGCAAGTGGGGCGTTATCCTCGGTGCCGCCTTCTTAATGGGCTCATCTGCAATCGGACCAGGCTTTTTAACACAAACGGCCGTCTTTACTGAGCAGCTACTCGCAAGTTTTGGATTTGTTATTTTAATGTCAATTATTTTAGATATTGGAGTTCAAGCGAACATCTGGCGGATTATTGCTGTTTCTAAGAGAAAAGGACAGGATATCGCAAACATGGTCGTACCTGGACTTGGTTATTTTCTCGCATTTGCGGTAGCACTTGGTGGACTTGCTTTTAATATCGGGAATGTCGGTGGGGCTGGACTTGGTATGAACGTTCTCTTCGGCATTGATCCACGGATAGGCGCAGCGATTACCGGTGTGATTACAATCGGAATTTTCCTTTCGAAAGAAGCAGGAGTAGCGATGGATAAAATCGCACGAATTCTCGGTGGGATCATGATTCTTCTTACATTGTACGTTGCTTTTCAAAGTAACCCACCAGTTGGCGATGCGATAGTTCATACATTCGCACCTGATAAAATCGATGTCTTTGCGATTATTACACTTGTAGGTGGAACAGTAGGAGGATATATCACGTTTGCTGGTGGACACCGTTTACTTGATGCAGGTATTTCAGGTAAAGAGAATTTACACCAGGTAACGAAGAGCTCTGTTTCAGGTATTCTCATTGCTTCGATCATGCGCGTCTTTTTATTCCTAGCGGTGTTAGGTGTTGTCGCAACAGGGTTTAAACTAGACCCGTCAAACCCACCTGCTTCTGTTTTCCAACAAGCAGCTGGAGCTGTCGGATATAAAATGTTTGGCGTCGTTCTTTGGGCAGCAGGGATTACGTCAGTCGTTGGTGCGGCGTATACATCTGTTTCATTCCTTAGAACGTTGTCCAAAAAAGTGGATCGTCATCACTCAGGTGTAACGATCGGGTTTATCGCTGTATCAACGATCATCTTCGCATTTATCGGTAAGCCGGTTCTGTTACTGATCCTTGCCGGAGCTTTTAACGGATTGATTTTGCCTGTTGCACTCGGAACGCTTCTTGTCGCAGCTTATAAAAAATCCATTGTCGGTGACTACAAACATCCGCTTTGGCTCACGATCTTTGGCGGTTTTGTTTTTCTGATTACTGCTTACTTAGCGATCGTGACGCTAATTGATAAAGTACCACAGCTTTTTTCTTAA
- a CDS encoding 5-oxoprolinase subunit PxpA → MKSVDLNSDLGESFGAYKIGNDENVLEFISSANIACGYHAGDHNVMMKTVAVAKDLGVSIGAHPGFPDLGGFGRREMKLPPEEVFNLVAYQIGAIQGVANVHQTKVHHVKPHGALYNLAAKDPAVAKAIANAVYAVDPELILYGLAGSELIKAGRERGLTVAQEVFADRSYQPDGTLTPRSEPNAMIHNADQAVERVIRMINEQQVKAVNGEDIAIQADTICVHGDEPEALQFVQQLRERLVNEGIRIQPVGVNAHV, encoded by the coding sequence ATGAAGTCGGTTGATTTGAATAGCGACTTAGGAGAAAGCTTTGGGGCTTATAAGATAGGAAACGATGAGAATGTACTTGAATTTATTTCATCAGCGAACATCGCCTGTGGCTATCATGCAGGCGACCACAATGTGATGATGAAGACAGTGGCAGTAGCGAAAGATCTTGGCGTCAGTATTGGTGCACATCCGGGATTTCCTGACCTTGGAGGATTCGGTAGGCGTGAGATGAAACTGCCACCTGAAGAGGTGTTCAACCTTGTTGCTTATCAGATTGGGGCCATTCAGGGTGTTGCGAATGTTCACCAAACAAAAGTCCACCATGTGAAACCGCACGGAGCCTTATATAATCTAGCAGCGAAAGATCCAGCCGTTGCAAAAGCGATTGCAAACGCTGTCTACGCAGTGGATCCAGAGTTGATTTTATATGGTTTAGCGGGGAGTGAACTCATTAAGGCAGGACGAGAGCGAGGGCTCACCGTTGCTCAGGAAGTTTTTGCAGATCGTTCGTATCAGCCTGACGGTACCCTAACTCCACGCTCAGAACCGAACGCCATGATTCACAATGCCGATCAAGCGGTTGAGCGTGTGATTCGCATGATCAATGAACAGCAGGTGAAAGCAGTTAATGGAGAAGATATTGCCATTCAAGCGGATACGATTTGTGTTCACGGGGATGAGCCTGAAGCTCTGCAGTTTGTTCAGCAGTTAAGAGAGCGACTCGTTAATGAAGGAATTCGCATTCAGCCGGTTGGAGTGAATGCCCATGTCTAA
- the accB gene encoding acetyl-CoA carboxylase biotin carboxyl carrier protein: protein MLSSKEIIEIIKYVDGSTVDEVHYEHDSFVVKVKNQNPEGEKSEPQEAKAQVPTAVAERGQEDLTPEVEAPKEMPTPEAHTVKAPMVGMFYSSPSPDDPAFIQVGDAVKEETVVCCLEAMKMFNDVHADVNGEITEILVENGDLVEFGQPLFTVKPE, encoded by the coding sequence ATGTTAAGTTCAAAAGAAATTATTGAGATTATTAAATATGTCGATGGGTCAACAGTTGATGAAGTCCATTACGAGCATGATAGCTTTGTCGTTAAGGTGAAAAATCAAAATCCGGAGGGTGAGAAAAGCGAACCCCAGGAAGCTAAAGCGCAGGTTCCAACCGCTGTTGCTGAGCGAGGACAGGAGGATCTAACTCCTGAGGTGGAGGCGCCGAAGGAGATGCCTACACCTGAAGCACACACGGTGAAAGCACCTATGGTTGGCATGTTCTATTCATCCCCTTCTCCAGATGATCCAGCTTTTATTCAAGTAGGGGATGCGGTGAAGGAAGAAACGGTTGTTTGTTGTCTGGAAGCGATGAAAATGTTTAATGATGTGCACGCAGATGTGAACGGTGAAATCACTGAAATTTTAGTAGAAAACGGAGATCTTGTAGAATTTGGCCAACCACTCTTTACTGTAAAACCAGAATAG
- a CDS encoding sigma-54 dependent transcriptional regulator: MAVKVGIIDDETTLRLTLQMFLEDEGYDVRAAATLEEGWHMLDEFSPHVLLLDIRLPDGNGLDSLHEFKERYPEMAVMMLTAYGDAKTAVRSIKEGAFDYLTKPFELEELKIILQKWIKQHHLEKEVERYREEERRTKLVQMIGESKQMHELKDKISLISESNDTTVLVRGETGTGKELVARSIHQQSKRHEGPFVAVNCASIPADLIEMELFGREKNGVTEQANPKVGLMEWADGGTLFLDEIGDLSLDIQVKLLRFLEDKKIKRIGSVHDIEIDVRVIAATNRSLEEMIQEKTFRSDLYYRLNVVPVKLTPLRERGDDIIMLTEHFLHEFCQQMRKEKPSLRADAKKRLVSYDWPGNVRELKNTIERIAILHQEKELAAYHFDFLNPVEGHVEGAKSVDDVVFDDRFSLEDHIEAIEKKYIEKAIQEAKWNITQASKLLGMSRYALQRRIDKYEIT, encoded by the coding sequence ATGGCTGTCAAAGTAGGCATTATTGACGATGAAACAACGCTTCGCCTCACGCTCCAAATGTTTCTTGAAGATGAAGGATATGATGTGAGGGCAGCAGCAACGCTTGAAGAAGGATGGCACATGCTTGATGAATTTAGTCCGCATGTCCTTCTATTGGATATTCGCCTTCCTGATGGAAACGGGCTTGATTCGCTCCATGAATTTAAAGAACGCTACCCTGAAATGGCCGTGATGATGTTAACGGCGTATGGTGATGCAAAAACAGCCGTTCGCTCGATTAAAGAAGGTGCTTTTGATTATTTAACGAAGCCTTTTGAGTTAGAAGAGCTAAAGATCATCCTTCAAAAATGGATTAAACAGCACCATCTTGAGAAGGAAGTCGAGCGTTACCGAGAGGAAGAGCGACGGACGAAACTTGTTCAGATGATCGGTGAAAGTAAGCAAATGCATGAGTTAAAAGATAAAATTTCCTTAATCTCAGAAAGTAATGATACGACGGTTTTAGTTCGAGGCGAGACAGGTACAGGCAAAGAGCTTGTGGCAAGAAGCATTCATCAGCAAAGTAAGCGTCATGAAGGACCGTTTGTTGCCGTGAATTGTGCAAGTATTCCAGCAGACTTAATTGAAATGGAACTTTTCGGTCGAGAAAAAAATGGTGTGACGGAGCAAGCGAACCCCAAAGTTGGTTTAATGGAGTGGGCAGATGGAGGGACATTGTTTCTTGATGAAATTGGAGATCTTTCACTCGATATTCAAGTGAAACTTCTTCGTTTTCTTGAGGATAAGAAAATCAAGCGAATCGGTAGCGTACATGATATTGAGATTGATGTGCGCGTCATTGCTGCAACCAATCGATCGCTCGAGGAAATGATTCAAGAGAAGACGTTTCGATCCGATCTCTATTATCGATTAAATGTTGTACCAGTAAAACTAACGCCGCTTCGAGAGCGAGGCGACGATATTATCATGCTAACCGAACATTTTCTCCACGAATTCTGTCAGCAAATGAGAAAAGAAAAACCATCACTACGGGCTGACGCCAAAAAACGGTTAGTGAGCTACGACTGGCCAGGGAATGTACGGGAACTGAAGAATACGATTGAACGAATCGCCATTCTCCACCAGGAGAAAGAGCTTGCTGCGTATCACTTTGATTTTCTAAACCCGGTTGAAGGTCACGTAGAAGGAGCGAAATCAGTTGATGACGTCGTCTTCGATGATCGCTTCTCATTAGAAGATCATATTGAAGCGATTGAAAAGAAATACATTGAGAAAGCCATTCAAGAAGCGAAGTGGAATATTACGCAGGCAAGTAAGTTACTAGGGATGAGCCGGTACGCTCTTCAGCGCAGAATTGATAAATATGAGATAACATGA